One genomic segment of Flavobacteriales bacterium includes these proteins:
- a CDS encoding cytochrome c maturation protein CcmE → MKKTHIIGLIVIAIAIGVIITSLSGASTYANFTEAFGNPGKKYTVVGELDHEQEITSEPLKCTFYIKDKENVVKKVVYNQPKPKDFERSESVVLTGSVEGDVFYASEISLKCPSKYNDLNKKQ, encoded by the coding sequence ATGAAAAAGACACACATCATCGGACTCATCGTCATTGCCATTGCTATCGGAGTTATCATCACCTCGCTGAGTGGCGCAAGTACCTATGCCAACTTTACGGAAGCATTTGGTAATCCCGGAAAAAAATACACCGTGGTTGGCGAATTAGATCATGAACAGGAAATTACTTCCGAACCCTTGAAATGTACATTTTACATTAAGGACAAAGAAAATGTTGTAAAAAAAGTAGTTTACAACCAACCAAAACCAAAGGACTTTGAACGTTCGGAAAGTGTGGTTTTAACAGGCAGCGTGGAAGGTGATGTGTTTTATGCTTCTGAGATATCATTAAAATGTCCTTCGAAGTACAACGATTTGAATAAAAAACAGTGA
- a CDS encoding histidine phosphatase family protein, producing MIKLILVRHAKSSWNDLQLADVDRPLNDRGKKNAPLMAEVLKSKKILPDIIYCSKAKRSRSTAKRMANVLFKDEKAFEVIPEIYEAEIMTLLHIVNRFQDKYKTIMLIGHNPGLTEFLNYLTEAGIGNIPTTGVAEIHFPFQHWKEISRDTGNLVYFDYPKNYPS from the coding sequence ATGATCAAATTGATTCTTGTTCGTCATGCGAAATCATCCTGGAACGATCTGCAACTTGCAGATGTGGATCGTCCGCTCAATGATCGAGGTAAAAAAAACGCTCCATTGATGGCCGAGGTTTTAAAATCGAAAAAGATTCTTCCAGATATCATTTATTGCAGCAAAGCAAAACGCTCCCGTTCAACCGCCAAACGAATGGCAAATGTTCTTTTTAAGGATGAAAAAGCCTTCGAAGTGATACCTGAAATTTACGAAGCTGAAATAATGACCTTGCTTCATATCGTGAACCGCTTTCAGGATAAATACAAAACGATTATGCTTATTGGACATAATCCGGGCCTGACTGAATTCCTGAATTACCTCACTGAAGCAGGAATCGGAAATATTCCTACTACCGGTGTTGCAGAAATCCATTTCCCCTTTCAGCACTGGAAAGAAATTTCGCGCGATACCGGCAATTTGGTGTATTTCGACTACCCAAAGAATTACCCGTCCTGA
- the ccsA gene encoding cytochrome c biogenesis protein CcsA — MSQYSGEHLIPGVLGNAFVALTFAAAALSVFAYAMAFFQKGDSSLHWKKLGRKSFFISSIASFIFIGIMFYLLTMQYFEYHYVWEQINSKMSFKYILVAFWGGQSGSFMLWIFWHAVIGLFLLKKERHWETEVMGIFALVMMFLSSMLLGIYIGDYRLGSNPFRLQRDVVDGFGTIWSLIPDYLQLDPRFENGKGLNPLLQNYWMIIHPPTLFLGFALTLVPFAYAAAGLLRKSYQDWIKPALPWTFVGILVLGVGILMGGAWAYESLSFGGFWAWDPVENASLVPWLTLVGAGHLMLVNKNHQRSLYSAFFFSLISFILILYSTFLTRSGVLGDTSVHSFTGDGMLGQLLAYLVFFIWFSFMLLLVDKKARIRFTLISIVLTITGFMVDLNAILTQSGDFILTWRGLILLIAFTFTTVFLINNYLLHFPREKKEEELWSREFWMFIGSLVLILSGLQITFSTSIPVINLLFDTKMQLVEQAARNEEFNRWQTPFAIIIAILVAFTQFLKYKNTDFTEFIKKIAVSLGISLVLTFVLGFIFQFSHYRYLILLLASLFTVIANFDYWIRFLKGKLNHAGPSIAHIGFGILLLGALISQNKQQVISETTFGYNLSMLGKEMSNNSDVQIFRGDTTEMKEYFVSYSDKVLDGHFLRFNIDYFGKEAAQYKIGDRMKFEDNVYTCKTEHTSQNNFQAELKNWEMISDATVDDYFKAKPWSAFQPSEKLYTLQPFVQLNDMSNVAEPGTKHFFDHDVFTHIKYADLNPGNQSAEMPPYELKGKEGDTIGNPGFIVRILSIEGIKQKDNASFGLDSSDLGAVVHLMINDIWDVNLKYGIPVDPIFVVKNNMEFTSKPVFVSQINTTFNVKNIAPKKSEEAHVHEPGDTTHVHEAEPVNSDSTKVKNGFMMGESEITIEVTTPEFIVMHAIRFPWIMILWLGCIIMALGTGMAVYHRVKRA; from the coding sequence GTGAGTCAATATTCGGGTGAACACTTAATTCCCGGTGTGCTGGGAAATGCTTTTGTTGCATTAACATTTGCAGCTGCTGCTTTATCGGTTTTTGCATATGCTATGGCATTTTTCCAAAAAGGAGATAGCTCTTTGCATTGGAAAAAATTAGGCCGGAAATCATTTTTCATTTCTTCCATTGCTTCCTTCATTTTTATCGGTATTATGTTTTATCTGCTTACCATGCAGTATTTCGAATACCATTACGTGTGGGAGCAAATCAACAGTAAAATGTCGTTTAAATACATCCTGGTTGCATTCTGGGGTGGACAATCCGGTAGTTTTATGCTCTGGATTTTCTGGCATGCGGTAATCGGTTTGTTTTTATTAAAAAAGGAACGTCACTGGGAAACAGAAGTGATGGGCATTTTTGCTCTGGTAATGATGTTTCTTTCTTCCATGTTACTGGGCATTTATATTGGCGATTATCGTTTAGGATCAAATCCATTCAGATTACAGCGTGATGTAGTAGACGGATTCGGTACTATTTGGAGTTTAATTCCAGATTACCTGCAGCTCGATCCCCGATTTGAAAACGGGAAAGGATTAAATCCACTGTTACAGAATTACTGGATGATTATTCATCCACCAACTTTATTCTTAGGATTTGCATTAACATTAGTCCCATTTGCATATGCTGCTGCCGGTTTATTAAGAAAATCGTATCAGGACTGGATTAAGCCGGCATTACCCTGGACATTCGTCGGCATTCTCGTTTTAGGAGTAGGAATATTAATGGGTGGAGCATGGGCCTATGAATCGCTCAGCTTTGGTGGCTTTTGGGCCTGGGATCCGGTAGAAAACGCATCACTCGTGCCCTGGTTAACCTTGGTAGGAGCCGGTCACCTTATGCTTGTAAATAAAAATCATCAGCGTTCGCTTTATTCTGCATTTTTCTTTTCACTCATTTCCTTCATCCTCATTCTCTACTCTACGTTTTTAACCCGAAGCGGGGTGTTGGGAGATACATCTGTTCACTCATTCACAGGTGATGGAATGTTGGGACAATTGCTGGCATACCTCGTATTTTTCATTTGGTTTTCATTCATGCTGTTGCTGGTCGACAAAAAAGCAAGAATTCGATTTACACTGATCAGTATTGTATTAACCATAACCGGATTTATGGTTGACCTCAATGCAATACTCACGCAAAGCGGCGATTTTATTTTAACCTGGAGAGGCTTAATTTTATTAATTGCGTTTACGTTCACTACCGTTTTCCTTATCAATAATTACCTGCTTCATTTCCCCAGAGAGAAAAAAGAAGAAGAATTGTGGTCGAGAGAATTCTGGATGTTTATCGGATCGCTGGTTTTAATATTGTCGGGATTACAGATCACCTTTTCTACTTCCATTCCGGTTATCAATTTATTGTTCGACACCAAAATGCAATTGGTAGAACAGGCAGCGCGCAATGAAGAATTTAACCGCTGGCAAACTCCTTTTGCTATTATCATTGCTATTTTGGTAGCATTCACTCAATTTTTAAAATACAAGAACACCGACTTTACCGAATTCATAAAGAAAATTGCTGTATCATTAGGAATATCTCTGGTATTAACCTTCGTGTTAGGGTTTATTTTTCAATTTAGTCATTACCGCTATCTGATTTTATTACTGGCATCACTCTTTACCGTAATTGCCAATTTCGATTACTGGATTCGCTTTTTAAAAGGAAAACTCAATCATGCCGGTCCCTCCATTGCTCACATTGGTTTTGGAATTTTACTCCTGGGCGCTTTGATTTCGCAGAATAAACAACAAGTCATTTCCGAAACCACATTTGGATATAATCTTTCCATGCTTGGAAAAGAAATGAGTAACAACAGCGATGTTCAGATTTTCAGAGGAGACACCACCGAAATGAAAGAATATTTCGTGAGCTATTCCGATAAAGTTCTGGATGGACATTTTCTCCGTTTCAACATTGATTATTTCGGTAAGGAAGCGGCCCAATATAAAATTGGCGACCGCATGAAATTTGAAGACAATGTTTATACATGTAAAACCGAACACACCTCGCAAAATAATTTTCAGGCAGAATTAAAAAACTGGGAAATGATTTCCGATGCCACTGTGGATGATTATTTCAAAGCTAAACCCTGGTCGGCATTTCAACCTTCGGAAAAACTCTATACACTGCAACCATTTGTGCAATTGAACGACATGAGCAATGTGGCAGAACCCGGTACAAAACATTTCTTCGATCACGATGTGTTTACACATATAAAATACGCCGATTTAAATCCGGGTAATCAAAGCGCAGAAATGCCTCCTTACGAATTAAAAGGTAAAGAAGGAGATACGATCGGAAATCCGGGATTTATTGTCCGCATTTTATCCATAGAAGGTATTAAGCAAAAAGATAATGCCAGTTTCGGTCTCGACAGCAGCGATCTTGGTGCTGTGGTGCATTTAATGATTAACGATATCTGGGATGTCAACCTCAAATACGGAATTCCTGTAGATCCGATTTTTGTTGTAAAAAACAATATGGAATTTACATCAAAACCCGTTTTTGTTTCTCAGATCAATACCACCTTTAACGTAAAAAACATTGCACCAAAAAAATCAGAGGAAGCACATGTTCACGAGCCGGGCGACACAACACATGTACATGAAGCAGAACCAGTGAACAGCGACAGCACGAAAGTGAAAAACGGATTTATGATGGGTGAATCTGAAATTACGATTGAAGTCACCACCCCCGAATTTATCGTGATGCACGCTATTCGCTTTCCATGGATTATGATTCTTTGGCTGGGATGTATTATTATGGCTTTAGGAACAGGAATGGCCGTTTATCACCGCGTGAAAAGGGCCTGA
- a CDS encoding cytochrome c biogenesis protein, which yields MARIIYLESGMKNWWKLASVLLLMYVIVMSLLTPLGPGISSVSQEKLHMGKNDSISIYGYNTDFTVSSKGLEQPVVWLEIGAFNLQADTIRVISKNEISADFSIPYNLPSKSQTLHVQYAQGHYVLPNAFRCEEAGKDNIEHDDCEVKNPQYLNNGMVFPNREILGETIRNLMFHVPMWFTMMLLMTISVINSIRYLSGFNPRYDLIAKEAVKAGLLFGILGLATGSLWARFTWGHWWVSDTKLNGAAITTLIYMAYLILRGSVGEEQNQARVSAVYNIFAFMILVVMLMILPRITDSLHPGNGGNPAFSQYDLDSKLRMVFYPAVLGWIGIGYWIFQIRKRIAVLGEKTQEL from the coding sequence TTGGCGCGAATAATTTATTTGGAATCGGGAATGAAAAACTGGTGGAAATTGGCTTCTGTGTTATTGTTGATGTATGTCATCGTCATGAGCCTGTTAACTCCTCTTGGTCCTGGAATTTCTTCGGTATCGCAAGAGAAATTGCATATGGGAAAAAACGATTCCATTTCAATTTACGGGTATAACACCGATTTTACGGTAAGCTCGAAGGGACTTGAACAACCGGTTGTCTGGTTGGAAATCGGAGCATTCAATCTTCAGGCTGATACGATTCGGGTCATCAGCAAAAATGAAATCAGTGCAGATTTTTCTATACCCTATAATCTTCCTTCCAAATCTCAAACATTACATGTTCAGTATGCACAGGGACATTATGTGCTCCCCAATGCATTCCGTTGCGAAGAAGCGGGTAAGGATAATATTGAGCACGACGATTGTGAAGTAAAAAATCCGCAATACCTCAATAATGGAATGGTATTTCCCAATCGTGAAATTTTAGGAGAGACCATTCGCAATTTAATGTTTCATGTACCCATGTGGTTCACCATGATGTTGCTGATGACGATTTCGGTAATTAATAGCATCCGTTATCTGTCCGGTTTTAATCCCCGTTACGATCTCATTGCTAAAGAAGCAGTAAAAGCCGGATTATTATTCGGGATTTTAGGTCTTGCAACCGGTTCTTTATGGGCCAGATTTACCTGGGGACACTGGTGGGTGAGCGATACCAAATTAAACGGTGCAGCCATAACAACCTTGATCTACATGGCTTATCTCATTTTAAGAGGTTCAGTGGGTGAAGAACAAAATCAGGCACGTGTATCGGCGGTGTACAACATTTTTGCATTCATGATTCTGGTCGTAATGCTCATGATTTTACCCCGAATTACCGACTCCCTCCACCCGGGCAACGGCGGTAATCCTGCTTTTAGTCAGTACGACCTCGACAGCAAACTACGGATGGTATTTTATCCCGCCGTGTTGGGATGGATTGGTATTGGATATTGGATATTTCAAATCCGGAAACGCATTGCTGTTCTCGGTGAAAAAACGCAAGAACTATGA
- a CDS encoding CcmD family protein, whose protein sequence is MKTLLAVLMLLLSNLAMAAGADTSMHEQGKIKVVIGVVAIIFIGIVVYLFMLDRKISKIEKDINEK, encoded by the coding sequence ATGAAAACATTATTAGCCGTTCTCATGTTGTTATTATCGAATCTTGCCATGGCTGCAGGTGCAGATACTTCAATGCATGAACAAGGAAAAATAAAAGTGGTAATTGGAGTAGTTGCCATCATTTTTATTGGCATCGTCGTTTACCTGTTTATGCTCGACCGCAAGATTTCGAAAATTGAAAAAGATATAAACGAAAAGTAA
- the trmD gene encoding tRNA (guanosine(37)-N1)-methyltransferase TrmD, whose protein sequence is MRIDILTVLPSLLESPFSDSILKRAQTKGLVEVHVHNIRDYSTNKHKSVDDYQFGGGAGMVLMIEPIAACIDQLKAERTYDQIIYTTPDGTTFNQKIANQLSLGENILIICGHYKGIDQRLRDEYVTMELSIGDYVLSGGELAAAVISDAVIRLIPGVLGDETSALTDSFQDDLLAPPVYTRPEEWRGRTVPAVLMSGNHKDIENWRLEEAIKRTKERRPDLLND, encoded by the coding sequence ATGCGTATCGATATTCTCACCGTGTTGCCTTCTTTATTGGAAAGCCCTTTTTCAGATTCTATTTTAAAAAGAGCTCAAACCAAAGGACTGGTTGAAGTGCATGTTCACAACATCCGTGATTATTCTACCAATAAACATAAGTCGGTGGACGATTACCAATTTGGAGGAGGAGCCGGAATGGTATTGATGATTGAACCCATTGCAGCTTGTATCGATCAATTGAAAGCAGAGAGAACCTACGATCAGATTATTTATACTACACCCGACGGAACCACTTTCAATCAAAAAATAGCCAATCAATTATCACTTGGTGAAAACATTTTGATTATTTGTGGTCACTATAAAGGAATTGATCAACGGTTAAGAGACGAATACGTCACCATGGAACTCTCCATTGGCGATTATGTACTCAGTGGCGGAGAACTTGCCGCAGCGGTGATTTCTGATGCTGTTATTCGATTAATACCCGGTGTACTTGGCGATGAAACTTCTGCCTTAACCGATAGCTTTCAGGACGACCTGCTTGCGCCTCCGGTTTATACGCGACCGGAAGAATGGCGTGGACGAACAGTGCCGGCTGTATTAATGAGCGGTAATCATAAGGATATTGAAAACTGGCGACTCGAAGAAGCGATCAAGCGCACAAAAGAACGTCGGCCAGATCTTCTGAATGATTAA
- a CDS encoding 3-hydroxybutyryl-CoA dehydrogenase, with protein sequence MKNISVIGAGTMGNGIAHVFAQFGFKVNLVDVSEEALKKAIGTIGKNLDRQVAKGSLSEADKNSTLSNITTYTDLKSGISDADLVVEAATENVDLKLKIFRDMDAFAPANAILASNTSSISITKIAAVTKRPEKVIGMHFMNPVPVMKLVEVIRGYATSDEVTHTIMEMSKKLSKVPVEVNDYPGFVANKILMPMINEAIITLWQGTAGVEEIDTVMKLGMAHPMGPLQLADFIGLDVCLSILKVLQDGFGDPKYAPCPLLVNMVTAGKLGVKSGEGFYSWTHGTKDLVVADNFKKKVTA encoded by the coding sequence ATGAAAAATATTTCAGTGATTGGCGCAGGAACTATGGGTAATGGTATTGCGCATGTATTTGCACAATTTGGTTTTAAAGTAAACCTGGTAGATGTTTCGGAAGAAGCACTAAAAAAAGCAATAGGCACCATTGGAAAAAATCTGGATCGTCAGGTTGCAAAAGGTAGTTTGTCGGAAGCCGATAAAAACTCAACCTTATCCAATATTACTACTTATACCGATTTAAAATCAGGAATCAGTGATGCTGATTTAGTGGTTGAAGCCGCTACAGAAAATGTTGATTTAAAACTCAAAATTTTCCGTGATATGGATGCCTTTGCTCCAGCTAATGCCATTCTTGCAAGCAACACCTCCTCTATCTCCATTACTAAAATTGCAGCAGTAACCAAACGTCCCGAAAAAGTAATCGGAATGCACTTTATGAATCCGGTTCCTGTTATGAAATTGGTAGAAGTTATCCGCGGTTATGCCACAAGTGATGAAGTTACGCATACGATTATGGAGATGTCGAAAAAACTTTCGAAAGTTCCGGTGGAAGTGAATGATTATCCCGGTTTCGTAGCCAATAAAATTTTAATGCCAATGATCAATGAAGCCATTATTACACTATGGCAGGGAACAGCAGGCGTTGAAGAAATTGATACCGTAATGAAATTAGGAATGGCTCATCCGATGGGTCCTCTGCAATTAGCCGATTTTATCGGTTTGGATGTATGTCTTTCTATTCTTAAAGTGTTGCAGGATGGATTCGGCGACCCAAAATATGCCCCATGTCCGCTATTGGTCAACATGGTAACCGCTGGTAAACTCGGAGTGAAATCCGGAGAAGGATTTTATTCGTGGACGCATGGAACTAAGGATTTAGTTGTTGCCGATAATTTTAAAAAGAAAGTAACCGCATAA
- a CDS encoding Rieske 2Fe-2S domain-containing protein has protein sequence MFKTKIRWYKLVNSKSVLMDQIPDSGLKHYYLNSTNICIARNGTEFFAVRDKCPHQGKSFSAGGCVEDGKVVCPWHRYGFDLKNGRGAGLYVEVYPLEEREDGIYIGFEYFSWW, from the coding sequence ATGTTTAAAACAAAAATCCGTTGGTATAAACTGGTCAATTCCAAATCGGTATTGATGGATCAGATCCCTGATTCGGGTCTGAAGCATTATTACCTGAACAGCACGAATATTTGCATTGCCAGAAATGGAACGGAATTTTTTGCTGTGAGAGATAAATGTCCCCACCAGGGAAAATCTTTTTCTGCGGGCGGATGTGTTGAAGATGGGAAAGTGGTTTGTCCCTGGCACCGCTACGGATTCGATTTAAAAAACGGAAGAGGTGCAGGCCTTTATGTGGAGGTTTATCCCCTCGAAGAACGTGAAGATGGAATCTATATTGGCTTCGAATATTTTAGCTGGTGGTGA
- a CDS encoding heme exporter protein CcmB, with product MSAKELSVLLKKEIALELRNKVAISGILLYVISTVFVCYLSFRRLDDPLVWNTLFWVILLFSAVNTISKSFHTETRNRLLYLYTLSSPAAVILSKMLYNILLMGLTSLVTLLVYSTLLGSVPLEGSNVGMYIVALLLGCSGFSGIFTMIAAISARTGNNLGIMAILGFPLILPLLVTLIELSGIALRGLTWEYGFTAISILAGINVLVVALSYLLFPYLWRE from the coding sequence ATGTCAGCAAAAGAGTTGTCGGTACTGCTCAAAAAGGAAATTGCGTTGGAATTGCGGAATAAAGTCGCCATTTCCGGTATTTTGCTCTATGTGATCAGTACCGTTTTTGTCTGTTACTTATCCTTTCGGAGACTGGATGATCCCCTGGTATGGAATACGCTTTTCTGGGTTATATTACTTTTTTCGGCCGTTAACACCATTTCGAAAAGTTTCCATACCGAAACCAGAAACCGGCTATTATACCTTTATACCCTATCATCACCGGCAGCGGTGATACTGAGTAAAATGCTTTATAATATTTTATTGATGGGCCTGACTTCATTGGTCACCCTCCTGGTCTACTCCACACTTTTAGGCTCGGTTCCTCTCGAAGGCTCCAATGTTGGGATGTATATTGTAGCCCTCTTATTGGGATGTTCAGGGTTTTCGGGTATTTTCACGATGATTGCCGCTATTTCTGCCCGCACCGGAAATAACCTGGGCATTATGGCCATTTTAGGTTTTCCCCTAATTCTTCCTTTGCTGGTAACGCTTATTGAGCTGTCCGGCATCGCCCTGAGGGGATTAACCTGGGAATATGGCTTTACGGCCATAAGTATTTTGGCGGGAATTAATGTGCTTGTTGTTGCACTCTCTTATTTGTTATTTCCTTACCTTTGGCGCGAATAA
- a CDS encoding DUF1361 domain-containing protein has translation MKKYQMAYLFNSYRLLFLSLFSIGLLFFRIEISGQFTFLFLLWNLFLAWIPLWISRYFIRQKKIQSPIFSLFVMTSWLLFLPNAPYILTDFLHLHQRYGVPMWFDIMLIFSFALTGIFIYIETCNDVFAFIKNKIPSSIFWMLSPLLSFLVAFGIYLGRFLRWNSWDILQDTLGLTFDVLHRFVHPEMHPRTWGITLILGSLLWLLYAIQQQNKEKSVSLYEN, from the coding sequence TTGAAAAAATATCAAATGGCTTATTTGTTTAACTCCTATCGCCTTCTATTCTTATCCCTTTTTTCTATTGGATTACTTTTTTTTAGAATAGAAATTTCTGGTCAGTTCACCTTCCTGTTTTTGCTTTGGAATCTCTTTCTGGCATGGATTCCATTATGGATATCCCGGTATTTTATCAGGCAGAAAAAAATTCAATCACCTATTTTCAGTCTTTTTGTTATGACTTCCTGGTTATTGTTTTTACCCAATGCTCCGTATATACTCACCGATTTTCTGCATTTACACCAGCGATACGGAGTCCCCATGTGGTTCGATATCATGTTGATTTTTAGTTTTGCCTTAACCGGAATTTTCATTTACATCGAAACATGTAATGATGTATTTGCCTTTATAAAAAATAAAATTCCCTCTTCTATTTTTTGGATGCTTAGTCCCCTACTCTCTTTTTTAGTTGCATTCGGAATTTACCTGGGTCGATTTTTACGCTGGAATAGCTGGGATATTCTTCAAGACACATTGGGTTTGACATTTGATGTCCTGCATCGTTTTGTGCACCCCGAAATGCATCCGCGCACATGGGGAATTACACTCATATTAGGTAGTTTGCTTTGGCTATTGTATGCCATACAGCAACAGAACAAAGAAAAATCGGTTTCTTTATACGAGAATTAG